From Mercenaria mercenaria strain notata chromosome 17, MADL_Memer_1, whole genome shotgun sequence, the proteins below share one genomic window:
- the LOC123535573 gene encoding splicing factor 3A subunit 2-like, whose amino-acid sequence MDFQNRVGGKTGSGGVASASETNRDRRERLRQLALETIDLNKDPYFMKNHLGSYECKLCLTLHNNEGSYLAHTQGKKHQANLARRAAKEAKEAPAQPAPEKPRVDIKKFVKIGRPGYKVTKQRDPESQQQSLLFQIDYPEIVEGIIPRHRFMAAYEQKVEPPDRRWQYLLFAAEPYETIAFKVPSREVDKDPKKLWSHWNRETKQFFLQFAFKVEAKAPQPPPAPPKREPPSQPPVTEEEKEGPPGAGPPPMQMPPPPRMPPPPPRMPPPPMAGGPPGMAPMPRPPVPPGPPPMAPPPMPPMAGGGPPGMGAPPPPPVPPPPPMSVGGPPGMPGMAPPPPPPPTS is encoded by the exons ATGGATTTCCAGAATCGTGTTGGTGGGAAAACAGGGTCAGGAGGCGTGGCCTCGGCCTCAGAGACCAATAGGGACCGCAGGGAGAGGCTACGACAACTCGCCTTAGAGACTATAGATCTCAATAAG GacccatatttcatgaagaatcATCTTGGATCATATGAATGTAAGCTATGTTTGACACTACACAACAACGAGGGAAGCTACTTGGCTCATACCCAGGGCAAGAAGCATCAGGCCAACCT AGCTCGGAGAGCTGCTAAAGAAGCGAAAGAGGCACCTGCCCAACCCGCACCAGAGAAACCTCGAGTTGACATAAAAAAGTTTGTCAAGATTGGTAGACCTGGTTACAAAG TGACAAAACAAAGAGATCCCGAATCACAACAACAGAGTCTACTGTTTCAG aTTGACTACCCAGAAATAGTTGAGGGGATTATACCTCGACACAGGTTTATGGCAGCATACGAACAGAAAGTTGAACCTCCAGACAGACGTTGGCAATATTTGTTGTTTGCTGCAGAACCATACGAAACCATTGCTTTCaag GTTCCTAGCAGGGAAGTTGACAAAGATCCTAAGAAATTGTGGAGTCATTGGAATAGAGAAACTAAACAG tttttcctGCAGTTTGCTTTCAAGGTAGAGGCAAAGGCACCACAGCCGCCTCCAGCACCTCCAAAGAGAGAGCCACCATCTCAGCCTCCAGTCACAGAAGAGGAGAAAGAGGGTCCACCAGGGGCTGGTCCACCCCCTATGCAGATGCCACCACCCCCAAGAATGCCCCCTCCCCCTCCAAGAATGCCCCCTCCCCCTATGGCAGGTGGTCCGCCAGGGATGGCACCTATGCCCAGGCCCCCAGTACCACCGGGCCCTCCTCCTATGGCACCACCTCCTATGCCTCCAATGGCAGGAGGCGGACCTCCAGGAATGGGTGCTCCTCCCCCTCCACCAGTTCCTCCACCCCCTCCCATGTCTGTAGGTGGACCTCCAGGAATGCCAGGGATGGctccacctcctccaccaccccCAACATcgtaa